Part of the Plasmodium vinckei vinckei genome assembly, chromosome: PVVCY_13 genome, tccAAAAGAAGCtcgaaaatattttagtaTAAAATGTAATCATACCTTAAATAATAGAGAAGAAACATAtgcatttataaaaaataaaataaaagattttCCAAGtgttgaaaataaaaatagtaatataaattttttatttagtgATGCATATGTTATATCATTTTACACATATagatattatatgcatgatatcataaaaaataatagactaatttttaattatttagaaaaggaagttaaaaaaaataaaagctTTAATCACATTTTGCAAACCCTAAAAAGAACCcaaaatgaacaaaataaactCGATTTAACGGacttattaaaaaacaaaatcaaTAGAATAGTTGAAAATGAGGCATACAAATTGGTTGATAAACATTTTGTTTAGTAATActccaaaaaatataaaaataaaatggtaAGATTTCATTCTTACAACATACACTTCCACTTTTCAATATGGATCtcttattatttaactAAAAACAAACCGATATTTAAACTTATTGTGTTTTGATAAATGCGTAAGGTcttttaacaaaataaaaaaaaaaaaaagacagaAAATGACATAAAATGCCAGCACAACAAATGTACAAAAAGTATAGTAAACCAaatgacaaaaataatgaggTATTTATTTGGCTAGTTAGCTAATTAACAGGGTGAAGCAGAATGTAGGAACTTTGTAAAATGCAAAATGAAACTATGCAAGTCCATTCCCTTCTCAAAACCccaattattaaaaacatagagaaatattattatacctTCCTAAACTTATTTAATGTATTTCTTCGTGTCTGCAACATTAACAAGGGTCGTGGATAAGTCTGTTGGAGCACAAGCTAAAAGTGTAATGCGGTTTTCACtagtatatatagaatgcatatttaaaatatttcgtTTATGTATGCATgctataaatttaaatgataaatctaaagaattttcattttgattaatgtttttaacatttttgtaAGACTCCTTTGAATTTGTAATAATTGatgtttcattatttgaaaatgatgtaacatatttttcatcttgtttagacatatttattttatctaaaagcatatgaaataattttttatcttgaaaataaatttgtttataattaagatagttatatttaaactttaatgaagataaataatattggctaaaataattattattttttttcatttggtTTGCTAAATAGGAATCTTCtatatctatataaatattgtcaaataaatttaatccCATAATTGTTAATGCATTATAacctttaaaaattaaacagtagctatattttaaagacataatattttgcaTATCAATATAAGATTCATCGTTATGGATgtgattatatttttttgaaatttgatttaaatttaagAATAGGATTTGACTCATTTGACTAAATAcacaattatttatttttacattttttaaaaaatatatatttttattttcatgatTTATTGCATAAACATAAATTGTATTGTTacttgaaaaaataaataaaaattgttcaACTAAAgaaaggaaaatataactcctatatacattttgtaAACTTGTATTAAAGTCATCTATTattgtaaaattatttaaataatattttgaatctttaaaaaataaatatatatttttcatattatcagaacatattattaattttttattacaatttttaaaactatTAAATACTCTATCTACTTCAATTTcttctattattttttttttttcaatattgtAAATACATAAATGATAACTAAAACtgttttcaaaatattttaaacttTCATTTggatttcttttatttatgttcaTCTTTTCTTTCCCTTCAGTTTCTCCTTCATCtgctttttcattttttcttcctTTACAACGTCGAATAAATGAAACAACAATTTGATTATCATCCAAAAACATAAAACTATAGACTTTGTAAAAGTTTAATGCGGATACATCATAATTATACAATTCTAACGTGTTGATATTGAAGTagtaaatacaaaattttatatttgttatgCATgcaaattttgtaaaactATTATTCATCCCATATTCTAGTATACGCTCATTTTGCTCATAAACAATGTTGGCTATTAAGTTGTAGTTACCTTCATTTATTTGGGTTAGGAAATTTACAGGAACTTTGCTAACGCCGTTTTTCTCACCCTCGCTTTCTTCATCTTCTTCCTCTTCTTCCTCTTCTTTACTGGACGTGTTGGCGCTTCCATCCTCGAGCTCTTTGCTTTTCACTTTTGAAGTGTCAGCTTGAGAGACACCATGGATGCTATAGTGAATGCTGATTTGGTTAGagtatatacaaaatagagttttaaaattaggggaaaataatatattattattttcataataataatttatgagaaaatattttttagcatttttatatgtatcatATAAACAATATGTTAAATCGTCACTAATTGTTAttactatattattttcaagataaataatttttttaatatcagACATATGGATAGAATGTTTATTTGTgtatatccattttttatttaattttttcatttttttaattttgctaataaaaaagaggTTTTTATCAAGTACTACATTTTCTTCCTCTTCCTCTTCACTGTCACTACTTTCATCGCTTGTATAGTTGTATATATCTGCTTGACTTTTATTAAAACttaattcatattttataacagATCTATCAACTCCTGctgtatataaattagtctcattaatattttttgttagtGATGTTGCTTTGTATGTATGATTATTAAAATGGTATTTTACAGAGTAAGATTTATAATCGAAAATAATGAGAGATCC contains:
- a CDS encoding U3 small nucleolar RNA-associated protein 4, putative, giving the protein MIGVDCIRRDDCHPGNNLINGLSKNSNKVYLSLTDFKFYKNEKREIVNIDLSPCKSYMSICDSFGIIYIYKFYGKNFVFLLKANLFDNKGTIKSIVWISKKNKKKSHIYLYNELEDYLLIITTISGCIHIYDLKLKMIIHTTHTSGSISSCKLNNSLQNIGLTSLNGYFYFYNLYKNEDNIIYNCFDKFYEENEKDNTTFSHDEYGRNDNNFENIDIKMSTNFSTYLLEDVEKDESDEEAIIQSSKEYSNNLTNDFFSKQIKQKENHEDDLFNIYIKNKFKSKEKLTCFYFVDILKSRKSLLRKFNHKHVNKKRRTTELDLPKDDNEVGSDADDEVASQSDDEPASQSDNDTDTGISKSRKRKRSKQTNLHNDVLSIEKAYSNYKHYALIGSENSKIYKYNIVSKECEGEYIGINKESIIWDVIYIYSTNEVASVDNNGSLIIFDYKSYSVKYHFNNHTYKATSLTKNINETNLYTAGVDRSVIKYELSFNKSQADIYNYTSDESSDSEEEEEENVVLDKNLFFISKIKKMKKLNKKWIYTNKHSIHMSDIKKIIYLENNIVITISDDLTYCLYDTYKNAKKYFLINYYYENNNILFSPNFKTLFCIYSNQISIHYSIHGVSQADTSKVKSKELEDGSANTSSKEEEEEEEDEESEGEKNGVSKVPVNFLTQINEGNYNLIANIVYEQNERILEYGMNNSFTKFACITNIKFCIYYFNINTLELYNYDVSALNFYKVYSFMFLDDNQIVVSFIRRCKGRKNEKADEGETEGKEKMNINKRNPNESLKYFENSFSYHLCIYNIEKKKIIEEIEVDRVFNSFKNCNKKLIICSDNMKNIYLFFKDSKYYLNNFTIIDDFNTSLQNVYRSYIFLSLVEQFLFIFSSNNTIYVYAINHENKNIYFLKNVKINNCVFSQMSQILFLNLNQISKKYNHIHNDESYIDMQNIMSLKYSYCLIFKGYNALTIMGLNLFDNIYIDIEDSYLANQMKKNNNYFSQYYLSSLKFKYNYLNYKQIYFQDKKLFHMLLDKINMSKQDEKYVTSFSNNETSIITNSKESYKNVKNINQNENSLDLSFKFIACIHKRNILNMHSIYTSENRITLLACAPTDLSTTLVNVADTKKYIK